From Chromohalobacter canadensis, one genomic window encodes:
- a CDS encoding YqgE/AlgH family protein gives MQSLKHHFLLAMPHLDDPNFKGTLTYLCDHDDNGTMGVIVNRPMELTLDALLEQLELDASECLQRDLPVHYGGPVHKDRGFILHRGSNLPWDSSLQVADDLALTTSMDMLKAIAEGRGPEDFIVCLGCTAWQAGQLEDELKQNTWLTVEGDASILFDVHAEQRLNAAAGILGVDLNLMTREAGHS, from the coding sequence ATGCAAAGCTTGAAGCATCATTTTCTGCTGGCGATGCCGCATCTCGACGACCCTAACTTCAAGGGGACGTTGACTTACCTGTGTGACCATGACGACAACGGCACCATGGGCGTGATCGTCAATCGCCCCATGGAGCTGACGCTAGATGCCCTGCTCGAGCAACTCGAACTGGATGCCTCGGAGTGCCTGCAGCGTGACTTGCCGGTTCACTATGGCGGCCCGGTCCACAAGGATCGCGGTTTCATTCTGCATCGCGGCTCGAACCTGCCCTGGGATTCCAGCCTGCAGGTCGCTGACGACCTCGCCCTGACGACCTCCATGGATATGCTCAAGGCCATCGCCGAGGGCCGGGGCCCCGAAGACTTCATCGTCTGTCTGGGTTGCACCGCCTGGCAGGCAGGCCAGCTCGAGGATGAGCTCAAGCAGAACACTTGGCTGACGGTGGAAGGCGACGCTTCGATCCTCTTCGACGTGCATGCCGAACAACGCCTGAACGCGGCGGCGGGTATCTTGGGCGTCGATCTGAACTTGATGACGCGTGAGGCGGGACATTCCTGA
- the gshB gene encoding glutathione synthase gives MSERALKLGVVMDPIADIAYKKDTTLAMLWAAQERGWSLYYLEPEDLYLEGGRAMGRMRALEAYRDPEAWYRLEEVQAAPLAELDVILMRQDPPVDDHFLNAVHLLGFAEREGVLVVNPTQALLTSNEKLFAQQFPHCIPPSVVSCHDAVLRDFHARHGDVIFKPLDGMGGSGIFHITPEGRNLGSVIEQLTERGTRQIMAQRYLPEIKAGDTRILLIDGEPVPYGLARIPSAGETRGNLAAGGRGEARELTDRDYWLIEQVKPAILDKGLIFVGLDVIGDYITEINVTSPTCVREIDAQRGTDIGGLLMDAIARRF, from the coding sequence ATGAGCGAGCGCGCCTTGAAGCTCGGCGTGGTGATGGACCCCATCGCCGATATCGCCTACAAGAAAGACACCACCCTGGCCATGCTGTGGGCCGCTCAGGAACGCGGCTGGTCGCTTTATTATCTCGAGCCGGAAGATCTGTACCTGGAAGGCGGGCGCGCCATGGGCCGGATGCGCGCGCTGGAGGCGTACCGTGACCCCGAGGCGTGGTATCGACTCGAGGAAGTGCAAGCCGCGCCGCTGGCGGAGCTCGACGTGATCCTGATGCGCCAGGATCCGCCGGTGGATGATCACTTCCTCAACGCCGTGCACTTGCTGGGCTTCGCCGAACGCGAGGGCGTGCTGGTGGTCAATCCCACCCAGGCGCTTTTGACCAGCAACGAGAAGCTCTTTGCCCAGCAGTTCCCGCATTGCATCCCGCCCTCCGTGGTCTCTTGCCACGATGCCGTATTGCGTGACTTTCATGCCCGGCACGGCGATGTGATCTTCAAGCCGCTGGACGGCATGGGTGGCAGCGGCATCTTTCATATCACGCCCGAGGGCCGCAATCTGGGCTCGGTCATCGAGCAGCTCACCGAGCGCGGCACGCGCCAGATCATGGCGCAGCGTTATCTGCCCGAGATCAAGGCCGGCGATACGCGCATCCTGCTGATCGACGGTGAGCCCGTGCCGTATGGCCTGGCGCGGATTCCCAGCGCCGGCGAGACGCGCGGCAACCTGGCGGCTGGCGGGCGCGGCGAGGCCCGCGAGCTCACCGACCGCGATTACTGGCTCATCGAGCAGGTCAAACCGGCGATCCTCGACAAGGGCCTGATCTTCGTCGGGCTCGACGTGATCGGCGATTACATCACTGAGATCAATGTCACCAGTCCCACCTGCGTGCGCGAGATCGACGCCCAGCGTGGCACCGACATCGGTGGATTGTTGATGGACGCCATTGCCCGGCGCTTTTGA
- a CDS encoding CvfB family protein — translation MSRSPDSAPRSSAPGRRASSSTRPPLARIGEVAYLKVVAVNTTGAFLDWGQSKDVLLPFAEQRFRPEVGKRVLVMLYEDAQERPVASMRLDRFLADEAPDMTPGDRVALVIAERTDLGFKAVVDHRYWGLLYADDIIHPPRRGQRLTGYIKRVREDGRLDLAMLPPGEAGLDVVGDKVLELLRCHGGYVALGDKTPAAEIKARMGVSKSAFKQAVGRLYKKRLITIEEEGIRLTREAIDAHQSG, via the coding sequence ATGTCCCGTTCCCCAGATTCCGCCCCACGTTCTTCCGCTCCCGGCCGGCGTGCGTCGAGTTCGACGCGGCCGCCCCTGGCGCGTATTGGCGAGGTGGCGTATCTCAAGGTGGTGGCGGTCAATACCACCGGGGCTTTTCTCGATTGGGGCCAGTCGAAGGACGTGTTGCTGCCGTTCGCCGAGCAGCGTTTCCGTCCCGAGGTTGGTAAGCGGGTGTTGGTGATGCTCTACGAGGACGCCCAGGAGCGGCCGGTGGCGTCGATGCGTCTGGATCGCTTCCTGGCCGATGAGGCGCCGGATATGACGCCCGGCGACCGCGTCGCCCTAGTGATCGCCGAGCGTACCGACCTGGGCTTCAAGGCGGTGGTCGATCACCGCTATTGGGGCTTGCTGTACGCCGATGACATCATCCATCCGCCTCGGCGGGGCCAACGGCTGACCGGTTATATCAAGCGCGTGCGCGAAGACGGGCGGCTTGATCTGGCCATGCTGCCGCCCGGCGAGGCGGGGCTCGATGTGGTCGGTGACAAAGTGCTGGAGTTGCTGCGCTGCCATGGTGGGTACGTGGCGCTGGGCGATAAGACACCCGCTGCCGAGATCAAGGCGCGCATGGGCGTGAGCAAGAGCGCCTTCAAGCAGGCGGTGGGCAGGCTCTACAAGAAGCGGCTCATCACCATCGAGGAAGAAGGCATCCGCCTGACGCGTGAGGCGATAGACGCGCATCAGTCCGGCTGA
- the ycaC gene encoding isochorismate family cysteine hydrolase YcaC gives MSYSYSRLDKNDAALLMIDHQAGLLSLVRDFTPDEFKNNVLALADIAEFFDLPTILTTSFEDGPNGPLVPELKEKFPDAPYIARPGQINAWDNEDFVQAIKDTGKKQLLIAGVVTDVCVAFPALAAREAGYEVFVVTDASGTFNPTVRDAAWDRMSQAGVQLMNWFSAACELHRDWRNDIEGFGGILAKHLPHYSNLIQSRDAVLKH, from the coding sequence ATGAGTTATTCCTACTCAAGACTCGACAAGAACGATGCCGCCCTACTGATGATCGATCATCAAGCAGGCTTGCTGTCCCTGGTCCGCGACTTCACCCCAGACGAGTTCAAGAACAACGTGTTGGCTCTGGCCGACATCGCCGAGTTCTTCGATCTGCCGACGATCCTCACCACCAGCTTTGAGGACGGCCCCAACGGCCCGCTGGTGCCGGAGTTGAAGGAAAAATTCCCCGACGCGCCCTATATCGCCCGCCCCGGCCAGATCAACGCCTGGGACAACGAGGACTTCGTTCAGGCGATCAAGGACACCGGCAAAAAGCAGCTGCTCATCGCCGGCGTGGTGACGGACGTATGCGTCGCCTTTCCGGCACTGGCCGCGCGTGAAGCGGGCTACGAGGTCTTCGTGGTCACCGATGCCTCGGGCACCTTCAACCCGACCGTGCGCGATGCTGCGTGGGACCGCATGTCCCAGGCCGGCGTACAGTTGATGAACTGGTTCTCGGCGGCCTGTGAACTGCATCGCGACTGGCGCAACGACATCGAGGGTTTTGGCGGCATTCTGGCCAAACATCTGCCCCACTACTCGAACCTGATCCAGAGCCGTGACGCGGTGCTGAAACACTAG